One genomic window of Glycine max cultivar Williams 82 chromosome 16, Glycine_max_v4.0, whole genome shotgun sequence includes the following:
- the LOC100782506 gene encoding probable cyclic nucleotide-gated ion channel 20, chloroplastic isoform X2, whose protein sequence is MGENDLQNNYAGKNEHLVRSGPLGMCNDPYCTTCPTYFKATQQMNSKASGIFNPEFRNTLYGDARDWARRLFAFLIPLVPRVMNPHNRLVQQWNKFFAICCLVAIFVDPLFFFLLSVQKEHKCIVIHWTMAKMLVVLRSMNDFIHFLNIVLQFRLAYVAPESRVVGAGELVDHPKKIALHYLRTSFIIDLFVVLPLPQIFILFVLPKHLGSSGANYSKNILRIVILVQNIPRLCWFLPMLISPTGSIFESPWASFFINLFTFMLSGHVVGSWWYLFGLQRVNLCLRVVCKKQFKAYIDECAKFIDCGHGQAEANQNNAIMLNWRNSSVASVCFTEDGFPYGIYNKAVNLTADHNVITRYVYSSFWGFQQISTLASNLTPSYFVWEVIFTMIIIGSGLLLFALLIGNIQNFLQALERRRLEMTLRRRDVEQWMSHRHLAEDLRRKVRQAERYNWAATRGVNEEMLLENLPEDLQRDIRRHLFTFIKKVRIFALLDEPILDAICERLRQKTYIKGSKILYDGGLVEKMVFIVRGKLESVGEDGISAPLYEGSVCGEELLTWCLEHPLASKGCGKARIPKQKLVSNRTVCCLTNVEAFALRAADLEEVTSIFARFFRSPRVQGAIRYGSPYWRCFAATTIQVAWRYRMKCLSRADTTRSNETSNIYNSL, encoded by the exons GCAAGAAGACTTTTTGCTTTCTTGATTCCACTTGTTCCTAGAGTTATGAATCCTCATAATAGACTTGTACAACAATGGAATAAATTTTTTGCAATTTGTTGCTTGGTGGCAATATTTGTGGATCCGTTATTTTTCTTCTTGCTCTCTGTGCAGAAG GAACATAAATGTATTGTTATACACTGGACTATGGCAAAAATGCTTGTTGTACTTAGAAGCATGAATGATTTCATACACTTCCTAAACATTGTTCTTCAG TTTAGGTTGGCTTATGTGGCTCCTGAGTCTAGGGTGGTTGGTGCCGGGGAGTTAGTTGACCATCCTAAGAAAATAGCTCTTCACTACCTTCGAACATCTTTTATTATTGACTTATTTGTTGTACTTCCACTTCCTCAG ATATTCATATTGTTTGTCCTACCAAAACACTTGGGGTCATCAGGAGCAAACTATTCGAAGAATATTTTGCGTATCGTGATCCTTGTTCAGAATATTCCCAGATTGTGTTGGTTTCTTCCTATGCTAATTTCTCCAACAGGATCTATATTTGAGTCACCATGGGCAAGTTTCTTTATAAATCTTTTTACCTTTATGCTATCTGGCCATGTTGTTGGGTCGTGGTGGTACCTCTTTGGTTTGCAG AGGGTTAATCTGTGCCTACGAGTTGTCTGCAAGAAACAATTCAAAGCATATATTGATGAATGCGCAAAATTCATTGATTGTGGGCATGGTCAAGCTGAAGCAAATCAAAATAACGCAATCATGCTTAATTGGAGGAACAGTTCTGTTGCAAGTGTATGTTTTACTGAAGATGGTTTTCCATATGGGATCTATAATAAAGCTGTCAACCTTACTGCGGATCATAATGTGATCACTAGATATGTATATTCATCATTTTGGGGATTCCAG caaATTAGTACTCTGGCTAGCAATTTAACCCCCAGCTATTTTGTTTGGGAAGTCATTTTTACCATGATCATCATAGGATCGGGACTGTTGCTGTTTGCTCTTCTCATTGGAAACATACAAAACTTTCTTCAGGCTCTTGAACGCAG GAGACTAGAAATGACACTTAGACGACGTGATGTTGAGCAATGGATGAGCCATCGGCACTTAGCAGAAGATCTGAGAAG GAAAGTGCGACAAGCTGAACGTTATAACTGGGCCGCAACAAGAGGTGTGAATGAAGAAATGCTCCTTGAGAATTTGCCAGAAGACCTCCAAAGGGACATCAGACGTCATCTCTTTACATTTATTAAGAAA GTTCGAATTTTTGCTTTGTTGGATGAGCCTATCTTGGATGCCATATGTGAGAGGCTAAGACAAAAAACATATATCAAAGGAAGCAAAATTTTGTATGATGGCGGTTTGGTAGAGAAGATGGTTTTTATTGTGCGTGGAAAATTGGAGAGTGTTGGCGAAGATGGAATTAGTGCTCCCCTTTATGAAGGGAGTGTTTGTGGTGAAGAACTTCTGACATGGTGTCTTGAGCATCCTTTAGCAAGCAAAG GTTGTGGAAAAGCAAGGATTCCAAAGCAAAAGTTGGTTAGTAACCGGACAGTATGTTGCTTAACGAATGTGGAGGCATTTGCCCTTAGAGCAGCAGACCTTGAAGAAGTTACAAGCATTTTTGCAAGATTCTTTCGGAGTCCCCGTGTTCAAGGAGCCATAAG GTATGGATCACCTTACTGGAGATGCTTTGCAGCAACAACCATCCAGGTTGCATGGAGATACAGGATGAAATGTCTTAGTCGTGCTGACACTACTCGATCAAATGAAACATCAAACATTTACAATTCACTGTAA